Genomic window (Rossellomorea aquimaris):
GAAGAGACAGAAACTCATACGTTTAACACTTTCATACGCAGCCATCGGAATCATGTTTGCCATCATTCTTTACCCGGTTGCATGGATCATCGGATCTTCCTTTAACCCAGGTCAAAGTTTATCCGGTTCTTCCATCATTCCCAAGAATGCAACACTGGCACATTATAAGGAACTATTCGATCTTGAGCAAAGTAATTATATGCTTTGGTACTGGAATTCATTAAAGGTAAGTTTATCAACAATGGCACTTACGGTTTTACTGGTCAGTTTAACGGCTTACTCTTTCTCACGTTACCGCTTCGCCGGTCGCAAAAATGGATTAATGACATTCCTGATCCTACAAATGATTCCTAACTTTGCTGCCTTAATTGCGATTTTCGTTCTAGCCCTATTAACAGATTTATTGGATACTCATATAGGATTGATCCTGGTATACGTTGGTGGACAAATCCCAATGAATACATGGTTAATGAAAGGGTATCTGGATACGATTCCGAAAGAGCTTGATGAATCAGCGAAAATGGATGGAGCGGGACATCTGCGTATTTTCTTCCAGATCGTCATGCCCCTTGCGAAACCGATCATTGCAGTAGTAGCACTGTTTTCGTTCATTGCACCATTCGCAGACTTTATCATTGCAAGTATCCTTTTGCGTTCAGAAAAAATGTACACATTACCGGTTGCCCTTTATGATATGGTAGCAAAACAATTCGGAGCAGAATTCACAACATTCGCTGCAGGTTCTGTCCTGATTGCCGTACCGATTGCCCTATTATTCCTGTTCTTCCAGAAATACTTCGTTTCAGGATTGACGGCAGGGGGTACAAAAGGATAATCTTAAAGGCGTTACTAACAGTTTGAGGAGGAGCGGAGATGAAAAGAAGAGTATTATCTCTCATTTTAGTCCCGTTTCTTCTTTTTTACGCCCTTCCGGTAGGTGCAGTTGAAAAAGAAGAACGAAAATGGCAGGATGAGACCATTTATTTTTTAATGGTCGATCGCTTTAATAACGGGGATACGAGCAATGATAAGAATGTGGATACAAAAAACCCTAAAGCCTATCAAGGCGGGGACTTTCAAGGTGTGATTGATAAGCTGGATTATATTAAGGATATGGGATTTACCGCCATCTGGCTGACCCCGGTCTTTGATAATCAACCCCTTGGGTATCACGGCTATTGGATTACGGATTTCTATAAGACAGAAGAACATTTCGGATCCATCGATACGTTCAAAAAGCTTGTAGATGAGGCCCACAAACGTGATATGAAAGTGATGCTGGACTTCGTTGTAAACCATGTCGGACCCGAACACCCTTGGGTGAATGATCCTGAAAAATCGGACTGGTTTCATGAAAATCAGCAGATGAACTTCGATAATGAAGAAAGTCTACAAAATGCGTGGTTATATGATCTTCCCGATTTAAATACAGAAAATCCCGAAGTGAAAAACTACTTATTTGAGGCCGCCAAATGGTGGATCGAAGAAACAGATGTTGACGGATACCGACTGGATACTGTTCGTCACGTCCCCCAGGAATTTTGGACTGAATTTAGCGTTGAGGTTAAGTCAGTCAAAGAAGACTTCTATCTTCTTGGTGAAGTGTTCGATCGCGACCCCCAGAAGATAGCGAAATACAATGATGTAGGAATTGATGGATTCGTTAACTTTCCTCAAGCAGAAGAAATGCGTTCTGTATTCCAAAAACCGGATACTTCGATGGATCGTCTGTTTAACTTCTGGAAATACAACGAAACGTACTATGAAGATCCCTATTTAATGGGAACTTTTATCGATAACCATGATATGGAACGTTTTACGAGACTGCTCGTTCAAGAGAAGCTCTTCCCGGGTACCAGATGGAAGCTCGCTTTAACATATATGTATACGACTCCAGGGATTCCGATCGTTTACTATGGTTCAGAAATAGCCGTAGATGGCGGAAATGACCCGGATAATCGACGTTTTATGAACTTTAGGGCAGATGAAGAATTGATTGATTACATCACTCAATTGGGAAAGCTTCGTCAAGATTACCCCGCCCTTACAAGAGGGACGATAGAACCCATCTATGAAAAAGACGGTATGGGAATATTCAAGCGTACGTACGGGGATCAAACGCTAGTGATCGCCATAAACAACACAAGCAAATCTCAAAAGGTTCAATTGAGTGAAGAAGAATTAGCAGAAAATAGTGAGTTGAAAGGATTATTAACCGCAGACCTGGTTCGTATTGATAAGGATGGAAACTATACGATCGTAGTCGATCGTGAAGAATCAGAGGTTTATTCCCTTAAACAGAAGAGTGGATTGAATTATCCTTACCTACTGGCACTCGGCACTGTGTATGTCCTCTTCCTACTCTTTATTTATCTTGTATGGAAGCGTGGAAGGAAGAAAAAACAGTCATGATTTGATGCGGGGCTCAGTCTATGAGTCCTGCAATTCCTGATTTTAAAGAATAATGAAATGGAAGCGTTTTAATTATTGTGTAAAATAGAATAAAACAGCCCTCTACACCTAAGAGGGTACGATTTTCAAAGAGGGGGGTGGAATGAATGGCGGTCACCATCAAGGATGTTGCAAAGCTTGCAAACGTAGCTCCATCTACGGTTTCACGTGTTATTGCAAACAATCCAAGAATCAGCGAGAAAACAAAGCAAAAAGTCAGAGAAGCGATGGAGCAATTAGGATATCATCCTAACTTCATAGCAAGGAGCTTGGCAAATCAGTCCACTCAAGTTTTGGGGCTTGTATTACCAGGTTCAGCTAGTACTTTTTCACAAAACCCTTTCTTTCCGACAGTTTTAAGAGGACTAAGTGAAGGGGCGCAGGAAAAACAATACGCACTTCAGATGTCCACAGGTCAATCCGAAGAAGAAATCTATGAAGGCGTCGTCCAAATGGTGCAAGGGGGAAGAGTGGACGGAATCATCCTTCTTTACTCAAAAGTGGAAGATAAAGTGATGAACTACTTAAAAGATCGTGGTTTTCCATTTGTCGTCGTCGGGAAGCCTTATAAATATTGTGAAGAGATCACTCATGTGGATAATGACAACTACCGGGCAACGAAGGAAGTAACCGATTATCTCCTGGAGCTTGGTCATGAATGCATCGGCTTTATCGGTGGAGACCTCAACCTCGTTGTAACCGTTGAGCGTCTATTAGGTTATGAGAAGGCTTTGCGTAATGCTGGAATAGACATGAAGGACGATTACATTATTCATGAAGAATTTCTTCGTGAAGGAGGTCGTGAAGCCATTAATGAACTGATGCAATTAGACGCTCCTCCAACGGCTCTGGTAGTGGCCGATGACTTAATGGCATTAGGGGTACTGAACACACTGGATGAAATGGGCATCCGTGTTCCTGAAGACATTTCCATTGTCAGCTTCAACAATGTATTGCTGGCTGAAATGTCCCGTCCGCCGCTTACGTCTGTGGATATCAACATATTCAATCTGGGAAATGAGGCAGCAAAAAGCCTGATCCAAAAGATCGAGAACCCGAAAGAGCCGATCAAGAGAATCATAGTGCCGCATCAGCTTGTCACAAGATGTTCTTGCAGTGAGCGAAAAGAGAAAGCCTGATAAAAAGCGACTGAAACGTTTGAATCTCCACTTATAGGAGAATCATATGTTTCAGTCGCTTTCATTTTAGCCGTTAATAACCGTCCCGCCATTAATATGAATCATCTGTCCTGATACGTAGCTTGAATCTTCACTTGCCAGGTATACGTATGCAGGTCCTAATTCATATGGCTGACCAGCACGTCCAAGTGGAGTATTCGCTCCAAACTGAGATACCTTTTGAGAGTTGAAGGTGGACGGAATCAGCGGAGTCCAAATCGGGCCAGGGGCCACGCCATTTACCCTGATTCCATCGGATGCAATGTTTTCTGCAAGGGACCGCGTGAAACTGACAATGGCCCCCTTAGTAGAAGAGTAATCAATCAAATCCTTATTCCCTTTATATGCTGTGATAGAAGCCGTGTTAATAATGGAGGCTCCCTTTTTAAGATGAGGCAATGCTGCTCTTGTTAAGTAAAAAATAGAGAATACGTTCGTTTTAAAGGTACGCTCCAACTGTTCGTCACTTATATCCGCAAGCCCTGCCTGAGGATGCTGTTCGGCAGCGTTATTCACCAGGATATCAAGCTTGCCGAATTCAGAAATCGTTTTGTTCACGATGTCTTTACAAAACGTCGAGCTTCCGATGTCACCTGACAGCAGGATACATCTTACACCTTCCGCTTCCACTAATTCCTTCGTCTTATTCGCATCTTCATGTTCATCTAAATAAGAAATCGCGACATGGGCACCTTCCCTGGCATAATACCAGGCCACCGATCGTCCGATCCCGCTGTCTCCTCCGGTAATAAGTGCGACCTTCCCGTCCAGC
Coding sequences:
- a CDS encoding sugar ABC transporter permease, with amino-acid sequence MNMKRQKLIRLTLSYAAIGIMFAIILYPVAWIIGSSFNPGQSLSGSSIIPKNATLAHYKELFDLEQSNYMLWYWNSLKVSLSTMALTVLLVSLTAYSFSRYRFAGRKNGLMTFLILQMIPNFAALIAIFVLALLTDLLDTHIGLILVYVGGQIPMNTWLMKGYLDTIPKELDESAKMDGAGHLRIFFQIVMPLAKPIIAVVALFSFIAPFADFIIASILLRSEKMYTLPVALYDMVAKQFGAEFTTFAAGSVLIAVPIALLFLFFQKYFVSGLTAGGTKG
- a CDS encoding alpha-amylase family glycosyl hydrolase codes for the protein MKRRVLSLILVPFLLFYALPVGAVEKEERKWQDETIYFLMVDRFNNGDTSNDKNVDTKNPKAYQGGDFQGVIDKLDYIKDMGFTAIWLTPVFDNQPLGYHGYWITDFYKTEEHFGSIDTFKKLVDEAHKRDMKVMLDFVVNHVGPEHPWVNDPEKSDWFHENQQMNFDNEESLQNAWLYDLPDLNTENPEVKNYLFEAAKWWIEETDVDGYRLDTVRHVPQEFWTEFSVEVKSVKEDFYLLGEVFDRDPQKIAKYNDVGIDGFVNFPQAEEMRSVFQKPDTSMDRLFNFWKYNETYYEDPYLMGTFIDNHDMERFTRLLVQEKLFPGTRWKLALTYMYTTPGIPIVYYGSEIAVDGGNDPDNRRFMNFRADEELIDYITQLGKLRQDYPALTRGTIEPIYEKDGMGIFKRTYGDQTLVIAINNTSKSQKVQLSEEELAENSELKGLLTADLVRIDKDGNYTIVVDREESEVYSLKQKSGLNYPYLLALGTVYVLFLLFIYLVWKRGRKKKQS
- a CDS encoding LacI family DNA-binding transcriptional regulator — protein: MAVTIKDVAKLANVAPSTVSRVIANNPRISEKTKQKVREAMEQLGYHPNFIARSLANQSTQVLGLVLPGSASTFSQNPFFPTVLRGLSEGAQEKQYALQMSTGQSEEEIYEGVVQMVQGGRVDGIILLYSKVEDKVMNYLKDRGFPFVVVGKPYKYCEEITHVDNDNYRATKEVTDYLLELGHECIGFIGGDLNLVVTVERLLGYEKALRNAGIDMKDDYIIHEEFLREGGREAINELMQLDAPPTALVVADDLMALGVLNTLDEMGIRVPEDISIVSFNNVLLAEMSRPPLTSVDINIFNLGNEAAKSLIQKIENPKEPIKRIIVPHQLVTRCSCSERKEKA
- a CDS encoding SDR family oxidoreductase — its product is MSQQQNQKQTFPPQHQDHQPGTVDEMNPQPIHTDQNYKGSGKLDGKVALITGGDSGIGRSVAWYYAREGAHVAISYLDEHEDANKTKELVEAEGVRCILLSGDIGSSTFCKDIVNKTISEFGKLDILVNNAAEQHPQAGLADISDEQLERTFKTNVFSIFYLTRAALPHLKKGASIINTASITAYKGNKDLIDYSSTKGAIVSFTRSLAENIASDGIRVNGVAPGPIWTPLIPSTFNSQKVSQFGANTPLGRAGQPYELGPAYVYLASEDSSYVSGQMIHINGGTVING